Proteins encoded in a region of the Hippocampus zosterae strain Florida chromosome 11, ASM2543408v3, whole genome shotgun sequence genome:
- the mrpl14 gene encoding 39S ribosomal protein L14, mitochondrial — translation MALQLFARPVTWLLADTLCLIPQKTFGVSSAAAAIQKMTRVRVVDNSSLGNTPYHRPPRVIHVYTKNGVGKVGDKVLLAIKGQKKAALIVGHKMPGERMNPRFDSNNVVLIEENGNPTGTRIKVPIPTHLRKRMEGDYSKVLAIASSFV, via the exons ATGGCGCTGCAGCTATTTGCAAGACCTGTCACATGGCTCCTCGCTGATACACTGTGCTTAATTCCTCAGAAGACATTCGG tgtgtcctctGCTGCAGCTGCCATTCAAAAAATGACCAGAGTGCGAGTGGTGGATAACAGCTCTCTCGGGAATACACCTTACCACCGGCCTCCAAGAGTGATCCATGTATACACCAAGAACGGCGTTGGAAAAGTTGGTGACAAAGTGTTGCTGGCCATAAAAGGACAGAAGAAAGCAGCACTAATTGTTGGTCACAAAATGCCAGGAGAACGTATGAATCCACGCTTCGATTCAAATAATGTCGTTCTGATCGAGGAGAATGGGAACCCCACAGGAACAAGGATTAAGGTTCCCATACCCACTCATTTACGTAAACGAATGGAGGGTGACTACTCAAAGGTGCTGGCAATTGCTAGTTCTTTTGTTTGA